The proteins below come from a single Odontesthes bonariensis isolate fOdoBon6 chromosome 18, fOdoBon6.hap1, whole genome shotgun sequence genomic window:
- the c18h6orf136 gene encoding uncharacterized protein C6orf136 homolog, translating to MAVSRGGVAFWAACVCSRSRRHPIRSRSPSQVVDWQWMCGPRRLSSAAWALAPPNSLRYQSVKQPLLSHPLHHASQSQKQGCYEEDWEESLSVYVLVPQGESNDLHTLLELVKTGELPNLGTRKPSEFSFPLTTVDGSREDDINIEMLQRSRANDVKREHGCFRSLFETEGCPAPYMYGSHFYCFHCPGTYPVHGSTLKSHRESGLNRRPVELRLLPSVSLCSHTGGAEVEHCEGDSEGERKLALMYERLRIELPSFFMTNHDYTMYSNDLEFINGLINIKTRGRVAYRLTLSLWRLLCLCYYAEARLDVLKLTKHVEDGTIKARWRIKGLPFHTQLLRFYRKDKSFLYRSYDAFSTFHIGQDGLIHCHKVEKVMPAQPPVLPRVTSLLTGTLVALGLQEHRPALNLLPLLLSSRRQSRNGPQME from the exons GTTGTGGACTGGCAGTGGATGTGTGGGCCTCGCCGGCTGAGCAGTGCTGCTTGGGCCCTGGCTCCCCCTAACAGCCTGAGATATCAGAGTGTGAAGCAGCCGCTGCTGTCCCATCCCCTGCATCATGCCAGCCAGTCTCAGAAACAAGGTTGCTACGAGGAGGactgggaggagtctctcagtgtaTATGTGTTGGTGCCACAGGGCGAGTCAAATGACCTGCACACCCTGCTGGAGCTCGTCAAAACAGGAGAGCTGCCTAATCTGGGGACCCGGAAGCCCTCTGAGTTCTCCTTTCCACTGACCACCGTGGACGGCAGCAGGGAAGATGACATCAATATTGAGATGCTCCAGAGAAGCCGAGCTAATGATGTAAAGAGGGAGCATGGCTGCTTCAGAAGCCTGTTTGAAACAGAAGGATGTCCTGCACCATACATGTATGGCTCTCACTTTTACTGTTTTCACTGTCCGGGCACATACCCAGTGCATGGCAGCACACTGAAATCCCACCGGGAGAGTGGACTTAACAGGAGACCTGTGGAACTGCGTCTGCTGCCATCCGTCTCTCTGTGCAGCCATACAGGCGGTGCAGAGGTGGAGCACTGTGAAGGAGACAGTGAAGGAGAACGCAAACTGGCTCTGATGTACGAAAGACTGAGGATAGAG CTTCCAAGTTTCTTTATGACCAACCATGATTACACCATGTACTCGAATGATTTGGAATTCATCAATGGCCTCATAAACATCAAGACCAG AGGTCGTGTTGCGTACCGCCTCACCCTGTCCCTGTGGCGGCTCCTGTGTCTGTGTTACTACGCCGAGGCCCGGCTGGATGTGCTGAAGCTCACCAAGCATGTGGAGGATGGAACCATAAAGGCTCGCTGGAGGATCAAGGGTCTTCCCTTCCACACTCAGCTGCTGCGCTTCTACCGCAAAGACAAATCATTTCTGTACAG GTCATATGATGCTTTCTCTACTTTTCACATAGGACAGGATGGACTCATTCATTGTCACAAAGTTGAGAAG GTGATGCCGGCTCAGCCGCCCGTCCTTCCCAGAGTGACGTCTCTCCTGACGGGGACTCTGGTGGCGCTGGGGCTGCAGGAGCACAGGCCGGCCCTCAATCTGCTGCCTCTCCTCCTGTCCTCACGGCGGCAGAGCAGGAACGGACCCCAGATGGAATAA